From Amaranthus tricolor cultivar Red isolate AtriRed21 chromosome 4, ASM2621246v1, whole genome shotgun sequence:
ttaccatgcgggccttgcaaaccccaatatggtggcctcttcactggtttagtaccccagtgtgttagttttcctgaaggtaggacccgagaagGTCagttggagggggcatgagctcatactttgccatgcgcgttgggtggccgataacgcccttggccgtgtcactgtGCCATGAacagagaaaagatccactaactttgaatatacttcgagagattagtagtttgaaagagaaattatgagtaaatggAGGTGTTTAaacagatgagtagactcgttattgccatactatatcgttgtctatagttttgttcagtgactctaattgttataagttcattaattactgacgtgtatgtgtttgttgttgtttgttcatgactctctatgatgtttctgctatgacacatctgactatggtcattatgttgagcagcaggaggatcatagcttgacataacaggtataggagctttttttgcttttccttgggggaaagagcggagtacggtCATAACAATTGTGTACAAATTACCTAATGCTTATAGCTTCTATATTACCTGTAAAGtttcttttgggattgtataattttttttgtatggagccatgtgactccttgtatgatccatagttctGCTGCGTAGCTTTTGCATGTATAGTAGTAAGAATACTCTTTTAGTATCTGTCAGAttgatgcgttaacactggaaccacgatcctcgttagagttgatgattggAGAAGCCGACGGTGATTCATTCCGTCGTGACATATTTTTGAAAGGCATTAAaagccttagattagtttagttaTGTCAATCATTTATATATCCTTGTCACACCCTCAGTTTTAActgagatgctgccgaaatttccatcTACTCACCTTTTcaattaatctttagcgtttattttaattattttctcttttctttttatgtaacacccgaatttcctccattccttcacgattctggtttcgtttaaggggttggaaattcaggggtgttacacctACCTAGAAAAACATACTAAAAAACAGAGAGTGGGGACAATGGTATAAAGATCAGCAAGTTACCGAATGCCACATAGGCTTACGAGATATTCTACTTCTCTCTCCACTAATCCTTAAAAAGATTCCACTCAAGGTAAAAGCCAAAACGGCCACTAGGGTTTTGGGATCCTTTCCTAAGGCCCACTATTATAAATACACGATGCCATGCATCACCAAGGGCAACGTATCTTTTTACACTAAAACCCGAACAAATATATTCTCTTGAGCTTTAACAACAATCTTCTCAAGACCCTTACTGACTTATTCATCGCCGGAGGACCCCTCTCCAGCCCCCGTTTACTACCTTGTGCAGGAGAACATAGTGAAATAGCCAGGAAAGAGACGCAAACCTCCCCAGTGGTTCATATCTACTGTAAACCTTAAAAGAGATTCTCATCACCACAGTTGAGAGTGTTAATTGTTCTCTCAACAGTCGGAACAATTTGGCGCTAGAGGGAGGGCCCAGTTCTTTCTAGCTACGTTTCACTTAACTCTCAAACCAATCACAAACTTTCCTTGAAAATGAACAACTAAAAGCAAAACCTTGATCCAAATTTGGCGAGCACCGACGAGCTGAAGTTGAAGGAACCTCAAATCCTCAACAAAGTCAGGAACCACGTTTCGTCAATGACCTAAACCCCTACCACAAGCAAAACTGGAACAAAATCCCCACTCATAACCCACTTGTTGTTATGGGTGCTGAAGAATCAAAAGATGATAAAGCAACACCCTCTGTGTAACatcccgacttaccgttgactgagtaaacagagttatcacggggttcatttcccaagaaacttaaatcacacttccaaaacttaaGCAAAGGGGTCATTagctctttaacgtaactaactcgGCTAATTCTCAAAcaaaacatttaattaaaacaCAAGGTAAACATGCAGATCACTTTAAGTGCAATATAACCAGAACAACCAAgcctaatatacatttatcaaaaaaagAACCTAAAACAAAGCTACAAAATTCCCacatgctcagctcaatatgaCATCCTTGGAACTTTAATCAATACTGCTAACCTATCATTCCCGACCGGTTCTgatctgtaatcaaactaaaagttggaaacaaTAGAGGATCAGATTTAACTGAATGAGaaataacaatccaaaacaataaaacacagcaattcaaagcaaaggtttaaaagcaacatcagtttcctagatctatatGCGCACAGGAAGTCTAATTTAAGAGGTGCCTCCTAGTTCTatggctatgtcgctctcgggtgaagctagtcaatatctgaatgacaactcgCTTCAAAAATAGGGAGCAGGGAACAGTTTTCCTCAATTCCATCAATGACCaactcgcaagcccgatccattgaccatatcataatatcaacataagcattcacaacaacatttgtctcaacaattgccaatttcaaaagaactttagtaaaaattttattttcaagaatgtagtttggccagaccctttaagggactacTACTACTCGCCGACAATGTCGCTTTGAGAAGTTGAGACCGTTTCGCTGCAGTTGACTAGAAGGGCAGGGGCTTATCGACGTAGTCGTATCCTGAAGCATGACAATATCATAACGTCACCAGCGTGTGTTCAATGTAACtatactaacatataacttattacatctcctcctacgACTGTAGCTTGACCAAGACTCACATAATTAAATCAAGAACACCAATTATCCAATATTTTATTACTTTCAAATATTTCTCAACAAGACccgtaaaattaataatttcataCTAACCATTAAGATTCAAGAACTTATCCCAAGATCCAATAATTTGCTACTAATGGTCAGTTAGTCCAATTAAATGGCcaaaacaattatattaaataaatcttgaatcaataattgatcatttttaatgAATTCGGAAAGAATGCGTTGAAATAGAAATTAAGATATAATGGAGCAAAGAGAATGTAtacataaaaatttacaattacaTAAGGATTTAAGAAGGTAAAAGTTACAGAAGTAAACCAAGATGTTCTTGTTATCTCACTTCATGTTTCGAATAAGAAGGCAAGTTATTTGTATTTTGAACGATGCAATCAGAGGAAAACAGAGGTGCAGATTTTGTTCCATGGGTACAAGGAATtaccaattaaaaataataaaataacaagaaagaaagaaaaaaaatgaatttaggTAGAATCAAGGCTGCTGTCTTTcgtcagttttttttaaaaaaatatgaaagaaGATCACTACTACTTGCTATCGAAATTCAAAGGAATGAGAAGGAAaaattatgtttgtttgttCTAGAATCAGGCAAGAAGGCGAAAGCAATTAGAACAAGGCACCATTGTTGATAATTTCGaaagtttcatgtcaaaatGGCAAGGAAAGAAAGCACGAAAAGCCATTGTTCTATACTCGAATTCTCAGAGTTATTTTGAGGGAGAAGACTGCAAAATTCAGAGGAATAGAAGGCAAGGGATTTCGAATGGCTTAAAATGGAACAAGagcaaattttttatttcagtTTTGTTAAATGAAATTAGGATTTGGGGAAAATGCAAACGGGAAGAAAAAAAACCGATTCATGGTTTAGGGCATTAGGAATatagaaagaaataaaataaaataaaataaaataaaataaagaaattaatagAATTAAATGTGGCCATATTTGAGCCCAATTTGATTCTCCGTTATTCTACCCACAAATTATATATTCACTCAACCCAAATTAATCCTCGTtcgaatatttattttaaattcttcaattgtaaaatattaaatttctcGATTGTTACACTCTGTGGCAAAAACACCCCCCGTTAGGCTAGGATTTGCCACTCCTCATAGTGGAGGACTGACATCCGAAGAAATAGCGACGCTTGCACATGGACTTATGCAAGCAAACATTGCTGCAAGGAGCAACCCAGCAGTAACTCCACCACCAAAGCATGATGTTGTGAGTAACCCTATTCCTTATCCTCTTTACGAGGAGGATAAGACAAAGAAACGACCTATGCTGCTAAACATGGAGAAGCAAGGCACAAAACTTGCAGTGTGAAACACAAAGTAGGACCCAGGATTGTCACCGCAAAACAAAGATTAGGCTCTCGACAACATATTACTGATTCTCATGCTCAAAACAAAAGCCATACAAAAATAAGTTTAGTCCCAGAATAGGAAGCCCAAAGTAGCCTAAAAAGCTACACACCAGTGGAATCAGCCGCATCCTTAGGGCGGAAGAGAGGAATGCAGAGTAGGCTAGGTCCCAAAAGCTCTAACGTTAGGGAAAGGTTGGGcccataaaaagaaattatcgAAGAAGACCCTGAACAAAGAATCAGGATGCCATGTCACACTCAGACCTCTTGGTCTGAGGGGCATGAAAGTAAGGAAGAAAAAGAAGCGATCAGACATGAGAGAAACCTCACTAAAGGCCAGGTCAGGCAgaaaaagaacgatgaagagaaGGCAGTTCATGAGGGAAGGGAAGATTCGCAGACAGAGTTAATCAGGCAGAAAAAGGGCAAAAAAGCGGTAACGTCCTCTCCTGCCCAAAAGATCAGGATGCCAAACACTTCACCATTCTCCCTTGAAATAGTGAGCATGCCTGTCAACCGGGTAAAACTACCTGGATACGTCAGATACGATGGGAGCACAGACCCCACAGAACATCTCAACGCCTATCAGGGACTATGTCTCTTGGAGCTCACAATGATGCTTCCTGGTGTAAGAATTTTGCCCTAACCATGACAGGGCTGGTCAAAGTTGGTTTCAGTGCCTCCCTGAAGGTTCTGTCACTAGTTTTGATGACTTGACAGCGAAATTTATGAGTCAATACGCACCGTTTGTTAGGCGACCTAGGCAATCCATTGAGATGATGAAATGCGAGCAGAGAAGAGAGAAATCCCTCAATGAATACATAGCACGATTCAACACAGAATGTTTGACAGTCATCAAACCTGAAAATTCCATCATTCTCCTGGCCTTCATGTCAGGATTGAATGATGACAGATCAGATAGCAGAAGTTTCAAGGAAGATGATGGATGGATCAACATCCATAGTATGGACGACGTTAGAGAAGAGCAGAGAGGTTCACTAGCTCAGAAAATTTCAGATTCATCGCTGCTAGTCTTAGAGGAGAAAGGCATGAGAAGAAAAGTCAtagtaataacaacaacaacaacggtTACAATAAAGAGTCATACCCTGTTCGTTCCCCAAACGATCAGGATAGAAGGAGCAGGGGAAAAGGTGCTGACGAAAGGAAAAACCACAGGGATGAGGCCAGAAGACCTGCACTCCAAAACTTTGCTCAATTCACACCCCTAAATGCTCCTAGGGCACAAATCTTCCATCTTCACAAGAACTCTAAGTTATGGGAAAGGCCCCCATCGCTCCGCAGGTTAGGAAACAACTTGAACCAGTTTTGTGACTTCTATGGAAGTCCAGGACACTCCATTGAATCCTGCATGACCCTGAAAAATAATCTGGAGGACCTGATCCAGAGGGgttatttcaaaaattatgtgaagtGGAACGACGAGCAGAAACGCAAAACTAAAGCTTAAAATAAGAGGAATCCAGGTCCAAGCCAGGACGAAGGAGAAGCCAAGAAGCAAATGAAAGCCCCAATCTTTGTGATCTTCAAAAAATCCGGGGGCATAGCAGATGGAGAAGCACATTTGAAGGCTGTAACTCAACCCACAACCAAGATTTTTGAAATCCACGAAGAAGCAGAAACACCATATTTTCCTGACATAATTTTTACACCACTCTAATCCTTAGTCATGTTATTAGAAATAGCAGAGCAGCCTGCATATAGAGTCCTGTTAGACAAAGGGGTAGAAGTGAATGTGATATACAAAAGCTGCTAGGACAGAATGGATGCTGAAGGACAACACTTGGTAAGAGCAACAACTCCTATAGTTGGTTTCTCAGGGGAATCAATAAGATCCGAAGGGAAAGTCACCTTGCCTATAACCATTCAGGACAAGAAAGGAATCACTGTCACTTGTCCACAGGAGTTCTACATCATTGACGCCCCAACAAGATATAACTGCATCCTAGGCAGGAAGTTCTTAGGAGACATCACAGGCATCCCTTCCTCTTTCCATCAAACACTCCTGTTTATAGGAGAAAATGGAAAGGTGGGGAGAGCCAGAGGCTGTCAGTAGATGGCCAGAACCTGCAATATGATTAAAGCTGTCAAGACCCCCAAATAGTAACCCagaagagaagaagaaagaaaagaggAGAAGAATAAGAGAGTGTGTATAGAAGAAGTAGTGAGGGATCCGGGCACGGTCCTAACTCTCAGAGAAAAGGTGGGCAACAGAGATAAACCCTAGACCCTTGTATAATAACGAAGCAGGAAATAAAATACTTTCCAGGACTTTAAAACCCGAGGAGACAGAACTGGAAGATATACCCCTCATTGAAGGGACAGACAAAATGATCAAGGTTGGAAGGACCTTATCACCAATAATCAAGGCTGAATTAGTAAGCCTGATGAAGGAAAATGCTGACCTCTTTGCATGGTTTGCAGCGAATATGCCTGGTATTGACCCTACCACCATCACTCATAAACGAAACGTGATTAGAGGGTCAAAACCAGTAAAACAGAAAAAGAGGAACATGGCTCCTGAAACAGAAAAAGCAGCGAAGAGGAAGTACAGAAACTCCTAGAGGCAGGGTTCATCGAGCCCTGCCAATATCCTGAATGGCTGGCCAACCTCGTGTTGGTATCAAAGGCAACAGGAGGGTGGAGGATGTGCATTGAATTCACCAACCTGAACAAGGCATGTCGTAAAGATTTCTATCCTTTACCTAGAATCGACCAGCTAGTAGATTCTACTGCAGGACATGCTCTGCTCTGTTGCATGAATGCTTTCTCAGGGTACCATCAGATCTTCATGGACCCTTCTGATAAAGAAAAAATTGCGTTCATTTGCACAGCATGAGTCTACAACTATAAAATGATGCCATTTGGCTTAAAGAACGCAGGTGCAACATACCAGCGGCTAATGATCCAGATATTCGCCAGCCAGAAGGGAAGAAATTTAGAAGTGTACGCGGACGATTCAATTGTCAAGAGCAAGAAGGAAGAAAATCTTATCCCTAATCTCAAAAAGACCTTTGAGAACATGAGAAGGCACAATATGAGATTGAATCCTAAGAAATGTGTATTTGGAATCAGGGCTGGAAAGTTCTTAGGATTCATGGTGTCTCAAAGAGGTATAGATGCAAACTCGGGCAAGGTACAAGCGGTTCTGAACTTGGCGGAATCGAAATCCAAGAAAGATGTAATGAGGCTCACTGGGAGAATGGCGGCTCTTTCCAGATTCATAGCCAAGTCAACAGAAAAATATTTGTCGTTTTTTAAGGTGCTCCGCGGAAATAAGAATTTCTTTTGGGAAGATGAATAGAAAAAAGCTTTCCAAGTACTGAAAAACGACCTGCatagcctgcccaccctggcaAGGCCTGTCACAGGGGAAACTTTGTATCTGTATGCTGCTGCTAGTCAAACCACTGTAAGCGCAACGATAGTTAGGGAGGAAGGAAATGTGCAGCAGCCAATCTATTTCGTAAGCAGGATCCTAGTAGATGCAGTAACCCGATATTCCCTGATCGAGAAGACAACTTATGTCGTCTTGGTAGCAGCAAGGAAACTCAAGCCTTATTTTGATGCCCATCATGTAATTGTATTAACAGATCTACCACTAGAAAAATCCCTAAACAAGATAGAGAGGTCTGGGAGACTAGCCAAGTGGGCCATTGAACTGAACGGGTAGAGGATCAAGTATCAAGTAAGGACTGCTATCAAAGGACAAGCCTTGGCTGACATATTTCCAGAATGCATGCACAACCCTGAGTTGAAAAAAGATGCTCCTATCTGGCAGCTGCTCACAGATGGCTCTTCCAGAAATGTGGGGGCAGGAGCTATGAGCTATTTTAATATCTCCTAAAGGAAAAACCATAGAGTATCCTCTAAAATTCCAATTCAGAGCTAAAATCAATGAAGCAGAGTATGAAGTAGCTATTGCAGGCCTGTAACTCTACAGAGCCTTGGAAGCAAAACATGTAAAACTGAGGATGGATTCTCAATTGGTAGTAAACCAGATCCTGGGGGAATAGGAGGCTAGAGAACCTTCAATGCAGAAATATTTACCAAAGATCAAATGCCTAATTGCACACTTCAAAGGCTTCGAAGTAGAGAGACTCCCCAGATCACAGAATGAACAGGCCGACGCCCTTTCCAAATTAGGAAGCGCCAGGCAACatgaaatgaaaagatttgttCTGTTGGAAGTAAAACAACAAAGTGCAATCCATGAAAATGTAACATCAGTCTTCACAATCAACAAATTGAATCTTTCCCCATGGATTGAAGAGATGTTGAAGTATAAAGAACAGGGTGAGCTACCAATAGATCCTACCAGGGCCAAGAAGATAAAAACCCTGGCACCCCAGTTCATAATCGTCAACAATGAGCTGTATAAAGTAACTAAGAGTGGTCTTCTGCTGAAGTGTGTTACCCCTAAAGAAGCTGAGTACATTCTAAGAGAGATCCACGAGGGGGTCTGTGGTCATCACCAAGGGGCAAAGTCTCTGGCGCACAGAGCGTTCAGGGCAGCATACTACTTGCCAAACGCCCTCTCAGACGCGAAGAATGTAGttgaaaaatgcaaaaaatgccaGAAATTTAGTCCTAGCATCAACACACCTTCTAATGAGCTAAAATTCATCCACAACCCAATTCCTTTTGCCCAATAGGGCTTGGACCTATTAGGGCCATTCCCTGTGGCCCTAGAATGGGTCAAATTCCTTATATTGGGTGTGAATTACTTTACCAAGTGGGTAGAAGCAGGGTCTCTCGCTACAATTACCTCCAGGAAGGCTAAAAAGTTTATATGGAAGCACATCATCACTAGATTTGGGTTACTTATTGTCCTGACGATGGACAATGGAAAGCAATTTGATTGTAATACCTCAAAGGAATATCTCAATGACTTCAAGATTAATGTTGCATATTCATCAGTCTGTAATCCTCAATGAAACGGACTAGTTGAAACAGCCAATAAACAAATCCTGAATGGGCTGAAGACAAAAACTTGATGGGGTAAAGGGTAGATGGTCTGAGGTTCTGTATGATGTATTATGGTCACTCAGAACTACTTCCAAAGAAGCTACAGGGCAGACTCCTTTCAGGCTTGTACATGGCAAAGAGGCTCTACTTCCTGTTGAAATCGGTGTACCAACTCTGCGTACCCAGTgctatgaagaaaatgaaaatcaagAATTAAGGCTGCTGGACCTTGAACTCATTGAGGAAGTACGAGAAGAAGCTGCTCTAAAAATGGCAGCCTACCAGAACAGGGTTGCAAGATTGTATAATAGGAAGGTGAGAAAGAAACTTTCAAGTGGGAGATCTAGTCCTGAAATATGCCCAAGCTGCACAAATTCGAGATCATGGGAAACTTTCTGAAACTTGGGAAGGTCCGTACATTGTAACTCAAGTTTTGGGTCATGGAGCCAACAAATGAAAAAAGCCTGGCCAAGACGAATTCAGGCACAATTGGAATTCTAGAGTCTTGATGAAGTATTATGTATAGTTTCGCGGTAATCTAAATTTTTCTCTTGTAATGAATATAGTCTTTTTGACCTTTTAGTAAATCAAGTTGACTGTGTATATAACTATACTGAAAACATTTATACTACCTGCAGGTTTCTCCCAACCTCGAGAATCTAAAGGTAATAGTTCGAAGAAGTCGTTCAACAGAAGAGCCTGATCAAGGAAATTTGTTACCTTAACCATGGAAGCAAAAGTTTTTCAGTTAAGAGAGATACTAGGATCCTGATTACCATCAAACCAGTTCAACGCCAAAAGTCTAGTATAACTCTGGCTCATTCTTCTTAGGAGATGGATCTAACAGGAAAGCTATCTAATGCTCTGGTAAGGTAGACTCTTGTCCTAAACAGGCTTTCACCAATTCTTGGATTAAGAATCTCAACAAAAAAGTCATTTTGATACCCTAAAGAGAATATCTTAGAATCCAAATAGTAAAGGCTAGTAACCCTTGGGTCAACACTCTTCAGGACAGATCTTTTATACCTTGAAGAGGATGTTCCAGATCCCAAACAGACAAAAAATAGTCCCCAACACCTTACTCTCCTAAAATgactaataattttataaaataagaaaaaggtATGGAATAAGGAAGGTAGTAGTAATAAATAGCTGCAAAACCAGCTCATATCCCTTAGACAAAAGCCTAAAACACATGAGCTAGGGAGACATACTCTAGCACTATAACGATTGTTCAACAGGAATACAAAAGCATAAGAAAGGAATAAAAACTTAGACAGCAAAGCGAAGAATAGAAGGTAGAAATCAACTTATCATTTCACAAAAGTTACAGTATACAAATTTACAAGTTGCAATGTACAAGTTTACAAAAATTTCCTACAAGTTTACAAGTTATAGTATACAAAATTACAAGTTGTAATGTTCAAGTATACAAACCTACAAAGAATGGATGTATACAGCCAGATCAAAGAATACAAAAATACAAAGAATACAAAAAATGACGAAGCTAAACGCTGAAACAACTGGAGGCAAGTCACTTACAAGGAGTAGTAGAAGCAGGACTTGTAGAGGCAGGCTTCTGAGAAGGGGACTCTCCTCCTGGAGTTTAGAGAAGAGGGTCACTCTTCCTTAACTGATTGACATTATGCTCGATTTTGGGGGCCTGTAGATGTCACCTTACAG
This genomic window contains:
- the LOC130810704 gene encoding uncharacterized protein LOC130810704, with the protein product MPCHTQTSWSEGHESKEEKEAIRHERNLTKGQVRQKKNDEEKAVHEGREDSQTELIRQKKGKKAVTSSPAQKIRMPNTSPFSLEIVSMPVNRVKLPGYVRYDGSTDPTEHLNAYQGLCLLELTMMLPGCLPEGSVTSFDDLTAKFMSQYAPFVRRPRQSIEMMKCEQRREKSLNEYIARFNTECLTVIKPENSIILLAFMSGLNDDRSDSRSFKEDDGWINIHSMDDVREEQRGSLAQKISDSSLLVLEEKGMRRKVIVITTTTTDRRSRGKGADERKNHRDEARRPALQNFAQFTPLNAPRAQIFHLHKNSKLWERPPSLRRLGNNLNQFCDFYGSPGHSIESCMTLKNNLEDLIQRGYFKNYVKWNDEQKRKTKA
- the LOC130810705 gene encoding uncharacterized protein LOC130810705 translates to MQKYLPKIKCLIAHFKGFEVERLPRSQNEQADALSKLGSARQHEMKRFVLLEVKQQSAIHENVTSVFTINKLNLSPWIEEMLKYKEQGELPIDPTRAKKIKTLAPQFIIVNNELYKVTKSGLLLKCVTPKEAEYILREIHEGVCGHHQGAKSLAHRAFRAAYYLPNALSDAKNGLDLLGPFPVALEWVKFLILGVNYFTKWVEAGSLATITSRKAKKFIWKHIITRFGLLIVLTMDNGKQFDCNTSKEYLNDFKINVAYSSGRWSEVLYDVLWSLRTTSKEATGQTPFRLVHGKEALLPVEIGVPTLRTQCYEENENQELRLLDLELIEEVREEAALKMAAYQNRVARLYNRKVSPNLENLKVIVRRSRSTEEPDQGNLLP